The following proteins are co-located in the Bacillus pumilus genome:
- the sufU gene encoding Fe-S cluster assembly sulfur transfer protein SufU, with protein sequence MSFNVNLDTLYRQVIMDHYKNPRNKGVLNDSIVVDMNNPTCGDRIRLTMKIEDQKVTDAKFEGEGCSISMASASMMTQAIKGKDIETALKMSQIFSDMMQGKEYDVSIDLGDIEALQGVAKFPARIKCATLSWKALEKGASAEENGKS encoded by the coding sequence ATGTCTTTTAATGTAAACTTAGACACACTGTACAGACAAGTGATTATGGATCATTATAAAAATCCGAGAAACAAAGGTGTGTTAAACGACAGCATTGTCGTCGATATGAACAACCCAACGTGTGGTGACCGCATTCGTCTAACGATGAAAATCGAAGACCAAAAAGTCACTGATGCGAAATTTGAAGGAGAAGGATGCTCTATTTCTATGGCATCTGCCTCTATGATGACGCAGGCGATTAAAGGGAAAGATATTGAAACAGCTTTGAAAATGTCTCAGATTTTCTCCGATATGATGCAAGGAAAAGAATACGACGTTTCCATTGATCTTGGTGACATTGAGGCGCTGCAGGGAGTGGCAAAATTCCCAGCGCGCATCAAATGTGCAACACTATCCTGGAAGGCGCTTGAAAAAGGCGCATCTGCCGAAGAAAACGGCAAATCATAA
- a CDS encoding cysteine desulfurase: protein MNIKDVREQFPILHQQVNGHDLVYLDSAATSQKPRVVIDAMNEYYRSYNSNVHRGVHTLGTKATDAYEGAREKVRAFIRASSVQEIIFTRGTTTALNTVAISYARANLKEGDEIVITHMEHHANIIPWQQAAKATGATLKYIPLQEDGTLSLEDVKQTITHQTKIVAVTHVSNVLGTINPIKEIAKIAHDHGAIIVVDGAQSTPHMQIDVQDLDCDFFAFSGHKMCGPTGIGVLYGKKDLLNNMEPAEFGGEMIDFVDLYDSTWKELPWKFEAGTPIIAGAVGLGKAIDFLNDIGMEEVSRYEHQLATYALERFKELEGATVYGPQHRAGLVTFNLDDVHPHDASTVLDTEGVAIRAGHHCAQPLMKWLGVSATARASFYLYNTEEEIDELIAALRKTKEYFTNVF from the coding sequence ATGAATATCAAAGACGTTCGTGAGCAATTTCCAATCCTTCATCAGCAAGTGAACGGACATGATTTGGTGTATTTGGACAGTGCAGCAACTTCTCAAAAACCAAGAGTGGTCATTGATGCAATGAATGAGTATTACCGGTCTTACAACTCGAACGTCCACCGGGGTGTTCATACCCTTGGCACAAAAGCAACGGACGCATACGAGGGTGCGAGAGAGAAAGTTCGTGCATTCATCCGTGCTTCATCTGTCCAAGAAATTATTTTTACTAGAGGTACAACAACGGCGTTAAACACAGTGGCGATCAGCTATGCTAGAGCAAACCTCAAAGAAGGCGATGAGATTGTCATTACGCACATGGAGCACCATGCGAATATCATCCCTTGGCAGCAAGCAGCAAAAGCAACTGGCGCCACATTGAAATATATTCCGTTACAGGAAGACGGCACGCTATCGCTTGAAGATGTGAAGCAAACGATCACACATCAAACGAAAATCGTCGCTGTCACACACGTCTCAAACGTATTAGGAACCATCAACCCGATTAAAGAAATCGCCAAAATTGCGCACGATCATGGTGCAATCATTGTCGTCGATGGTGCGCAAAGCACCCCGCACATGCAAATTGATGTTCAGGATCTAGATTGTGACTTTTTCGCATTCTCTGGGCATAAAATGTGTGGACCGACTGGTATCGGTGTGCTTTACGGGAAGAAGGACCTTTTGAATAATATGGAGCCTGCTGAGTTTGGCGGTGAAATGATCGACTTTGTGGATCTGTATGATTCCACTTGGAAAGAGCTGCCGTGGAAATTTGAAGCGGGAACACCGATTATTGCAGGAGCAGTTGGACTAGGAAAAGCGATTGATTTCTTAAATGACATCGGGATGGAGGAAGTCAGCCGCTATGAGCATCAGCTTGCCACTTATGCGCTTGAGCGCTTTAAGGAGCTTGAAGGTGCGACTGTTTATGGACCGCAGCACCGGGCTGGACTTGTGACGTTTAACTTAGACGACGTCCATCCGCATGATGCGTCAACTGTTCTGGATACGGAAGGTGTAGCCATTCGTGCTGGACATCACTGTGCACAGCCGCTTATGAAATGGCTTGGTGTATCAGCGACTGCAAGAGCAAGCTTCTATCTGTACAATACAGAAGAAGAGATTGACGAGCTCATCGCAGCGCTCCGTAAGACAAAGGAGTATTTTACGAATGTCTTTTAA